From a region of the uncultured Draconibacterium sp. genome:
- a CDS encoding 2-isopropylmalate synthase: protein MSDRLYIFDTTLRDGEQVPGCQLNTVEKIEVAKALQELGVDVIEAGFPISSPGDFESVVEISKAVTWPTITALTRAVQKDIDVAAESLKYAKKGRIHTGIGTSDFHIYHKLNSNPDAIIERGVEAVKYAKKYVEDVEFYAEDAGRTENEYLARVIEAVIKAGATVVNIPDTTGYTLPHEFGAKIKYLMDNVPNIHKAIISTHCHNDLGMATANTISGILNGARQAEVTINGIGERAGNTSLEEVVMTLKTHYKALGIDTGVNTKKIYGTSRLVSTLMNMPVQPNKAVVGRNAFAHSSGIHQDGVLKNRENYEIMDPVEVGINESAILLTARSGRAALKHRLELLGFELDKEKLDEVYEEFLNLADKKKDIRDDDIALLVGDATRKEHRIKLDYLQVVTGKSLKPMATVRLNISGEKFDATSDGNGPVDAAIKAVKTIIHRQVVIEEFLVQAITRGSDDIGKVHMQVEYEDAIYHGFGAHTDIITASVEAFLDAINKLPAAL, encoded by the coding sequence ATGAGCGACAGACTTTACATTTTCGACACAACTTTGAGGGACGGTGAACAGGTTCCGGGTTGTCAGTTGAACACGGTAGAAAAGATTGAAGTTGCCAAAGCATTGCAGGAATTGGGAGTTGATGTAATTGAAGCAGGATTCCCCATTTCGAGCCCAGGCGATTTTGAATCGGTAGTAGAGATTTCGAAAGCGGTTACATGGCCAACTATTACAGCCTTAACCCGCGCAGTACAAAAAGATATTGATGTTGCAGCCGAATCACTCAAGTACGCCAAAAAAGGTCGTATCCACACCGGAATCGGAACATCTGACTTTCATATCTATCACAAACTCAACTCAAATCCCGATGCTATTATCGAGCGCGGTGTTGAGGCAGTGAAATACGCGAAAAAATACGTTGAAGATGTAGAGTTTTACGCTGAAGATGCAGGTCGAACCGAAAACGAGTACCTGGCCCGCGTAATTGAGGCAGTAATTAAAGCCGGTGCAACGGTTGTAAATATACCGGACACTACAGGTTACACCTTGCCACACGAATTTGGTGCAAAAATCAAATACCTGATGGACAATGTGCCAAATATTCATAAAGCGATCATCTCAACGCACTGTCATAACGATTTGGGAATGGCAACTGCCAACACTATTTCAGGAATCCTGAATGGTGCCCGTCAGGCCGAGGTTACCATTAACGGAATTGGCGAACGCGCCGGTAATACTTCTTTGGAGGAAGTAGTAATGACATTGAAAACGCATTACAAAGCACTGGGAATTGATACAGGTGTAAATACCAAGAAGATCTATGGAACCAGCCGTTTGGTTTCAACATTAATGAACATGCCTGTTCAGCCAAACAAAGCAGTTGTTGGACGTAATGCTTTTGCACACTCGTCGGGTATTCATCAGGATGGCGTATTGAAAAACCGCGAGAACTATGAAATTATGGATCCGGTAGAAGTAGGTATCAACGAATCAGCCATATTATTAACTGCCCGTAGTGGTCGCGCCGCATTGAAACACCGTTTGGAGTTGTTAGGCTTCGAGTTGGATAAAGAAAAACTGGACGAGGTTTACGAAGAATTCCTGAATCTGGCTGACAAGAAAAAAGACATCCGCGACGACGATATTGCCTTGCTGGTTGGCGATGCTACACGTAAAGAGCACCGCATTAAACTTGATTACCTGCAAGTGGTTACAGGCAAGAGCTTAAAACCAATGGCTACTGTTCGTTTGAATATTTCGGGAGAGAAATTCGATGCTACTTCGGATGGAAACGGTCCGGTTGACGCAGCTATTAAAGCGGTTAAAACGATCATCCACCGCCAGGTAGTAATTGAAGAATTCCTTGTACAAGCGATTACCCGCGGAAGTGATGATATTGGTAAAGTACACATGCAGGTGGAGTACGAAGATGCAATCTACCACGGATTTGGTGCACACACCGATATTATTACTGCTTCCGTAGAGGCCTTTTTAGATGCCATAAACAAATTGCCGGCAGCATTGTAA
- the leuC gene encoding 3-isopropylmalate dehydratase large subunit, with protein MERIMTAKTLFDKIWDAHVVKKVEGGPNVLYIDRHFIHEVTSPVAFLGLKNRGLKVYRPDQTTATPDHNVPTINQHLSIKDELSRNQVEMLKKNCEENGITHHGLGTEGHGVVHIIGPEMGLTQPGMTVVCGDSHTSTHGAFGAIAFGIGTSEVEMVLASQCIMQPKPKKMRITVNGTLDKGVTAKDIALYIISKISTSGGTGHFIEYAGSAITSLSMEGRMTLCNLSIESGARGGMIAPDETTFNYVKGRQFAPKGEDWDKAMEKWAELKSDEGAVFDTDYTFDAADIEPMITYGTNPGMGIGVSQTIPTSEGMAGTDKTTYQKSLQYMGYNEGDAMKGKPVDFVFLGSCTNGRIEDFREFAAFVKGKKKADNVTAWLVPGSKQVQNQIEAEGLVPILEEAGFELRQPGCSACLAMNDDKIPTGKYSVSTSNRNFEGRQGPGARTLLASPLTAAAAAVNGVISDPREMM; from the coding sequence ATGGAAAGAATCATGACAGCAAAAACATTATTTGATAAAATTTGGGATGCACACGTGGTGAAAAAGGTCGAAGGTGGCCCAAATGTATTGTATATCGACCGTCACTTTATTCACGAAGTAACGAGTCCGGTTGCCTTTTTAGGATTGAAAAACCGCGGATTGAAAGTTTATCGTCCGGATCAGACCACAGCTACTCCCGACCATAACGTTCCAACGATCAACCAACACCTGTCGATTAAAGACGAGCTTTCGCGCAACCAGGTTGAGATGTTGAAAAAGAACTGCGAGGAAAACGGAATCACTCACCACGGTTTGGGAACCGAAGGACACGGTGTGGTTCATATCATCGGGCCGGAAATGGGATTAACCCAGCCGGGAATGACCGTCGTTTGTGGCGACAGCCATACTTCTACTCACGGAGCTTTTGGTGCCATTGCTTTTGGTATTGGTACCAGCGAAGTGGAAATGGTTTTGGCCAGCCAGTGTATTATGCAGCCTAAACCAAAGAAAATGCGCATTACCGTTAACGGAACTTTAGATAAAGGTGTAACTGCTAAAGATATCGCACTGTACATCATTTCTAAAATTTCAACCAGTGGTGGTACCGGTCACTTTATCGAGTATGCAGGTTCGGCAATTACCAGCCTGTCGATGGAAGGCCGAATGACACTTTGTAACCTGAGTATTGAAAGTGGTGCCCGTGGTGGAATGATCGCCCCGGATGAAACTACTTTTAACTACGTAAAAGGCCGTCAGTTTGCGCCAAAAGGTGAAGACTGGGATAAAGCCATGGAAAAATGGGCTGAATTAAAATCAGATGAAGGTGCCGTTTTCGATACCGATTACACATTCGATGCTGCTGATATTGAGCCGATGATCACTTACGGAACAAATCCGGGAATGGGAATTGGTGTTTCGCAGACTATTCCAACATCCGAAGGAATGGCAGGAACCGATAAAACAACTTACCAGAAATCGTTGCAATACATGGGATACAACGAAGGTGATGCCATGAAAGGCAAACCTGTTGATTTTGTTTTTCTGGGCAGCTGTACCAACGGCCGTATTGAGGACTTCCGCGAATTTGCTGCTTTTGTAAAAGGAAAGAAAAAAGCCGACAATGTAACTGCATGGTTGGTGCCAGGATCAAAACAGGTACAGAACCAGATTGAAGCCGAAGGACTTGTTCCAATTTTGGAAGAAGCAGGTTTTGAGTTGCGTCAACCGGGATGTTCAGCATGTTTGGCAATGAACGACGATAAGATTCCAACAGGTAAATATTCTGTTTCAACTTCAAACAGAAACTTTGAAGGTCGCCAGGGACCGGGTGCACGCACATTGTTGGCCAGCCCGCTTACTGCGGCTGCTGCAGCCGTAAATGGAGTAATTAGCGATCCGAGAGAAATGATGTAA